Within Acidobacteriota bacterium, the genomic segment CCTGGGCTGGCGAAAATGCCACTGGCAGCAGCGCAAGCTTCGCGCCGCCGCTCGACAGATCAGCTGGCGGCTCCCACGGACACATCGATGTTTCTCCTGAAGGTATCGGTCGAACTGATACCAGACTCGCCTTTCCGGATGGCTTCGCCGGAACGGGCAACTCGGAAAGTATTGTGCCGGGAACTTGCTGGCTAATTATCAGCGCGGCCATTACTCCCAATGCCGCCAGACCACCCGCCACTCCCCATGTTTTGCGGGATATTCTTGGTGATTTCATTTGGAAATATCTCCTTTGTTTAAGGTGGAATTCCGGATTCTATTCCTAATAGCTCCAGACTATACACCAATCGAGGGGCTTCAGTGCATGATTTGTTTTTGTTGGTTTTATTCCGTTTGCCAGAACTAGGAATGTGGCACTTCGTGTGAACGCTGTGTGAATGGGCGGGTCTCGAAAATTTTGTTCTTAGGAAGAATCCAGCGGTATTCGAGCTTACTACGCATCAATCGAATGGAATCGGACAGAGAGATAGACAGGTGGGTAAGCAGTCCCCACGGACTTTCCCCATAAATTTGAATTTAGGTATAAAGGCCCCGCTGTATGCCCTTGAAAGATTTGGTAGCGGCGACAGGAATCGAACCTGTGACCTAGGGATTATGAGACCCTCGCTCTGCCGACTGAGCTACGCCGCCCGGATATGCCAAATGGATTGGCAGTGCCACTGAAGTTGAACGTGGACACTGCCCGCAACAAACTCCATTCATTACAAAATACAAGAAAAACGCTCTTGAGAGCAAGGTCAGGCGATGGGTCTGGGGAATAGCAGCTCTCCATTCAAGCAGGTGCGTCGTTCAGTGGCCCTCCTGCGCGTTGCGCAGGAGGGTGGAATGTGGCGTGATGCCTTTGGCGCGCAGGTAAAAATACATCTGGTTCAGATGCGCGATTTCGTGCTCCTTCATTCCGCGCATGATGTCCATGGCCGGCCTGTCCGAGCCGTCAAGGTAGCGGATCACAGCGGTGGTTAAATCTACGGATCGAGTCATCAGCCGCTCGCGCTGCCGGCGCAAATTGCTCTGCAACGCTCCGAGGAGCGCGTCTTTCGAGAGTCCTGCGTATGGGTAGAGGTCAAATAGGTCCAGATTGAACTTACCGTTTACTGTGCAGTCCACAAAAACGTCGGCATTGTGCAGGATGTGTTGCAGTTGCTCGTGGAAGGTTCGGATGCCTGCAAAGGGAGCAAAATCGTATGCGGCTTCCGG encodes:
- a CDS encoding DinB family protein, whose amino-acid sequence is MNELERFLAGWERVRSNVIQAAGDMPEAAYDFAPFAGIRTFHEQLQHILHNADVFVDCTVNGKFNLDLFDLYPYAGLSKDALLGALQSNLRRQRERLMTRSVDLTTAVIRYLDGSDRPAMDIMRGMKEHEIAHLNQMYFYLRAKGITPHSTLLRNAQEGH